One region of Oryza glaberrima chromosome 7, OglaRS2, whole genome shotgun sequence genomic DNA includes:
- the LOC127778918 gene encoding protein GAMETE EXPRESSED 1-like: MRKIFFRMQTGNFRMRRIRGFVFVVILVMISSLCSATNALSWSMFSSSSKKPSMAAPPPPPLDGGVPVADFSIDGGGDARGDKLMENARRRIAAGNGRPAGTTCWSEAYRSLFASCGDIMADKELQARLAWRLSGCFQEDSGRPPLPPCDAAAAHGHGHADMVHCRERLSDSESKVFLAFFLETNTLCHQLQAEAFKRSTERLVNDLTRSARSAREKLEAIEERSEKIMRESDHLRRSLSSIMSQTEHLATASEDVRARIGDVLDRSAAIFERSKEIAAAQAELRGGQAAMREELAAGMAQVEASYRSIGEEMGRLRHKAMGIEREVRAVGDAMAARMVDLQSAADDIGAAAGRSLENQMLLLDGQAKAMEGLNHLYSFQAQALQESRETIQKLAQFGQQQQEELLSRQEQIRHAHDDLMKNSESILEAQEEFRAKQASIFAALDKLYVLHNAVLVESRFIKAFFFYCCITFLVYLLTSAKQTFTIRGHLYFGLCITLVLETVVIKLGADDFSKQFLIMSKVLLIRSVFLAAAAAQILHSIFTYKDYEVLNHQLLQTLMEKVRAIEGNGSGGDQMNPWSTGSDCSSIGDCSWFFDEQLQDEVDSEIDPDFALPREICGNGSILPEEFGENSVTTSISRRYNLRPRIRPR, translated from the exons ATGCGAAAAATTTTCTTCAGAATGCAGACTGGGAATTTCAGGATGAGAAGAATCAGAGGCTTTGTTTTTGTTGTGATCTTGGTGATGATATCATCACTGTGCTCTGCAACAAATGCTCTCTCATGGAGCATGTTCTCTTCGTCATCCAAGAAGCCAtcaatggcggcgccgccgccgccgccgctagacgGCGGCGTTCCGGTGGCCGACTTctccatcgacggcggcggcgacgcgagagGTGATAAGCTGATGGAGAACGCGCGGCGCAGGATCGCCGCCGGCAATGGGCGCCCGGCCGGCACCACCTGCTGGAGCGAGGCGTACCGGAGCCTGTTCGCGAGCTGCGGCGACATCATGGCCGACAAGGAGCTGCAGGCGAGGCTCGCGTGGCGCCTCAGCGGCTGCTTCCAGGAGGactccggccggccgccgctgccgccgtgcgacgccgcggcggcccacggccacggccacgccgACATGGTGCACTGCCGCGAGCGCCTCTCCGACTCCGAGTCCAAGGTCTTCCTCGCCTTCTTCCTCGAGACGAACACCCTCTGCCACCAACTGCA GGCCGAGGCGTTCAAGCGGAGCACGGAGAGGCTCGTGAACGACCTGACAaggtcggcgaggtcggcgcgCGAGAAGCTGGAGGCGATCGAGGAGAGGTCGGAGAAGATCATGCGGGAGTCCGACCATCTCCGGCGATCGCTGTCGTCGATCATGTCGCAGACGGAGCACCTCGCCACGGCGTCCGAGGACGTCCGGGCCCGGATCGGCGACGTTCTTGATCGGTCGGCGGCGATCTTCGAGCGGTCGAAGGAGatcgccgccgcgcaggccgAGCTGCGGGGAGGGCAGGCGGCGATgagggaggagctcgccgccgggatGGCGCAGGTGGAGGCGTCGTACAGGAGCATCGGCGAGGAGATGGGGAGGCTGAGACACAAGGCCATGGGCATCGAGAGGGAGGTCAGGGCCGTCGGCgacgccatggcggcgaggaTGGTGGACTTGCAgagcgccgccgacgacatcggcgccgccgccgggagatcGCTGGAGAATCAGATGCTGTTGTTGGATGGACAGGCAAAAGCGATGGAAGGGCTCAATCATCTCTACAGTTTTCAGGCACAAGCTCTTCAGGAGAGCAG GGAAACCATTCAGAAGCTGGCGCAATTCGGGCAGCAACAGCAGGAGGAGCTTCTGTCTCGGCAAGAACAGATCCGGCACGCTCACGATGACCTGATGAAAAATTCAGAATCTATACTGGAAGCTCAG GAAGAGTTCAGAGCTAAGCAGGCGAGCATCTTCGCGGCGCTGGACAAGCTCTACGTCCTCCACAACGCTGTTCTTGTGGAGTCCCGTTTCATCAAGGCCTTCTTCTTCTACTGCTGCATCACATTCCTCGTCTACTTGCTCACCAGCGCCAAGCAGACCTTCACCATTAGAGGCCACCTCTACTTCG GACTCTGCATCACGCTCGTGCTGGAGACCGTCGTCATCAAGCTCGGAGCCGACGACTTCAGTAAGCAGTTCTTGATCATGTCCAAAGTGCTGTTAATCAGATCGGtgttcctcgccgccgcagcagctcaGATCTTGCACTCAATTTTCACATACAA GGATTACGAAGTACTGAACCATCAATTGCTGCAGACATTGATGGAGAAAGTCCGGGCGATTGAAGGCAATGGCAGTGGCG GAGACCAGATGAATCCATGGAGTACTGGGAGTGATTGCAGCAGCATTGGTGACTGCTCATGGTTCTTCGACGAGCAGCTGCAGGACGAAGTGGACAGCGAAATCGACCCAGATTTCGCGTTGCCGAGAGAAATCTGCGGAAATGGCAGCATTTTGCCGGAAGAATTCGGCGAAAATTCAGTCACCACGTCCATCTCGAGGAGGTACAACCTCCGGCCACGCATCAGGCCGCGGTGA